One genomic segment of Octopus sinensis linkage group LG22, ASM634580v1, whole genome shotgun sequence includes these proteins:
- the LOC115223099 gene encoding aquaporin-7-like isoform X3, translating into MAVTLGVYASAEVSGAHLNPAVTVALAIFRKFSWNHVPVYFVAQYLASFAGAAVVYFVYKDGLDNFDGGIRQVTGQNASAGIFATYPKSFVSTGRCFADQIVGTGLLTLCIAAITDGKNMKPQKGLLPFSIGSIVFMIGVTFGFNCGYAINPARDLSPRLFTLMAGWGTEVFSFRDYNWFWVPIIGPHIGAILGILLYDVTVGLHWESSEPEIDHEAKNLKDGAFASMTLEKVAATTSSQRLMESNLTDTN; encoded by the exons ATGGCAGTGACACTTGGAGTCTATGCATCTGCAGAGGTATCAG GAGCTCATCTGAATCCTGCAGTCACTGTAGCACTTGCTATCTTCAGAAAGTTCTCTTGGAATCATGTTCCAGTGTATTTTGTAGCTCAGTACCTTGCGAGTTTTGCTGGGGCTGCTGTTGTGTACTTTGTTTACAAAG ATGGCCTTGACAATTTTGATGGTGGAATAAGGCAGGTGACCGGGCAGAATGCTTCAGCTGGTATCTTTGCTACATATCCTAAAAGCTTTGTCTCTACAGGCAGGTGCTTTGCAGATCAG aTCGTTGGCACTGGGTTGCTGACTTTATGCATCGCTGCAATAACAGATGGCAAAAATATGAAACCTCAAAAAGGCCTCCTACCATTTTCTATAGGAAGTATTGTGTTTATGATTGGTGTAACTTTTGGTTTCAATTGTGGCTATGCAATCAACCCTGCAAGGGACTTGTCACCTCGCCTATTTACCCTGATGGCTGGCTGGGGCACTGAAGTTTTTAG ttTCAGAGACTACAACTGGTTTTGGGTTCCAATTATAGGGCCCCACATTGGTGCAATTTTAGGAATATTGCTCTATGACGTCACTGTTGGTCTTCACTGGGAAAGTTCTGAACCAGAGATTGATCACGAAGCTAAAAATCTTAAGGATGGTGCATTTGCTTCTATGACTTTAGAAAAAG ttgCTGCCACAACATCAAGCCAGCGTCTTATGGAATCGAATCTTACCGACACAAATTGA
- the LOC115223099 gene encoding aquaporin-7-like isoform X2, which produces MPKSIRITNKLVRCFLAEFLGTFILLLVGIAGVAQVVLSEKADGDFFSINACWGMAVTLGVYASAEVSGAHLNPAVTVALAIFRKFSWNHVPVYFVAQYLASFAGAAVVYFVYKDGLDNFDGGIRQVTGQNASAGIFATYPKSFVSTGRCFADQIVGTGLLTLCIAAITDGKNMKPQKGLLPFSIGSIVFMIGVTFGFNCGYAINPARDLSPRLFTLMAGWGTEVFSFRDYNWFWVPIIGPHIGAILGILLYDVTVGLHWESSEPEIDHEAKNLKDGAFASMTLEKVAATTSSQRLMESNLTDTN; this is translated from the exons TTGGTTGGAATTGCTGGTGTAGCACAGGTTGTCCTCAGTGAGAAGGCTGATGGAGATTTTTTCAGTATTAATGCATGCTGGGGTATGGCAGTGACACTTGGAGTCTATGCATCTGCAGAGGTATCAG GAGCTCATCTGAATCCTGCAGTCACTGTAGCACTTGCTATCTTCAGAAAGTTCTCTTGGAATCATGTTCCAGTGTATTTTGTAGCTCAGTACCTTGCGAGTTTTGCTGGGGCTGCTGTTGTGTACTTTGTTTACAAAG ATGGCCTTGACAATTTTGATGGTGGAATAAGGCAGGTGACCGGGCAGAATGCTTCAGCTGGTATCTTTGCTACATATCCTAAAAGCTTTGTCTCTACAGGCAGGTGCTTTGCAGATCAG aTCGTTGGCACTGGGTTGCTGACTTTATGCATCGCTGCAATAACAGATGGCAAAAATATGAAACCTCAAAAAGGCCTCCTACCATTTTCTATAGGAAGTATTGTGTTTATGATTGGTGTAACTTTTGGTTTCAATTGTGGCTATGCAATCAACCCTGCAAGGGACTTGTCACCTCGCCTATTTACCCTGATGGCTGGCTGGGGCACTGAAGTTTTTAG ttTCAGAGACTACAACTGGTTTTGGGTTCCAATTATAGGGCCCCACATTGGTGCAATTTTAGGAATATTGCTCTATGACGTCACTGTTGGTCTTCACTGGGAAAGTTCTGAACCAGAGATTGATCACGAAGCTAAAAATCTTAAGGATGGTGCATTTGCTTCTATGACTTTAGAAAAAG ttgCTGCCACAACATCAAGCCAGCGTCTTATGGAATCGAATCTTACCGACACAAATTGA
- the LOC115223099 gene encoding aquaporin-7-like isoform X1, producing the protein MLKFKPIRNKLARCFLAEFLGTFILLLVGIAGVAQVVLSEKADGDFFSINACWGMAVTLGVYASAEVSGAHLNPAVTVALAIFRKFSWNHVPVYFVAQYLASFAGAAVVYFVYKDGLDNFDGGIRQVTGQNASAGIFATYPKSFVSTGRCFADQIVGTGLLTLCIAAITDGKNMKPQKGLLPFSIGSIVFMIGVTFGFNCGYAINPARDLSPRLFTLMAGWGTEVFSFRDYNWFWVPIIGPHIGAILGILLYDVTVGLHWESSEPEIDHEAKNLKDGAFASMTLEKVAATTSSQRLMESNLTDTN; encoded by the exons TTGGTTGGAATTGCTGGTGTAGCACAGGTTGTCCTCAGTGAGAAGGCTGATGGAGATTTTTTCAGTATTAATGCATGCTGGGGTATGGCAGTGACACTTGGAGTCTATGCATCTGCAGAGGTATCAG GAGCTCATCTGAATCCTGCAGTCACTGTAGCACTTGCTATCTTCAGAAAGTTCTCTTGGAATCATGTTCCAGTGTATTTTGTAGCTCAGTACCTTGCGAGTTTTGCTGGGGCTGCTGTTGTGTACTTTGTTTACAAAG ATGGCCTTGACAATTTTGATGGTGGAATAAGGCAGGTGACCGGGCAGAATGCTTCAGCTGGTATCTTTGCTACATATCCTAAAAGCTTTGTCTCTACAGGCAGGTGCTTTGCAGATCAG aTCGTTGGCACTGGGTTGCTGACTTTATGCATCGCTGCAATAACAGATGGCAAAAATATGAAACCTCAAAAAGGCCTCCTACCATTTTCTATAGGAAGTATTGTGTTTATGATTGGTGTAACTTTTGGTTTCAATTGTGGCTATGCAATCAACCCTGCAAGGGACTTGTCACCTCGCCTATTTACCCTGATGGCTGGCTGGGGCACTGAAGTTTTTAG ttTCAGAGACTACAACTGGTTTTGGGTTCCAATTATAGGGCCCCACATTGGTGCAATTTTAGGAATATTGCTCTATGACGTCACTGTTGGTCTTCACTGGGAAAGTTCTGAACCAGAGATTGATCACGAAGCTAAAAATCTTAAGGATGGTGCATTTGCTTCTATGACTTTAGAAAAAG ttgCTGCCACAACATCAAGCCAGCGTCTTATGGAATCGAATCTTACCGACACAAATTGA